A window of Terriglobus sp. RCC_193 contains these coding sequences:
- a CDS encoding DUF305 domain-containing protein, whose product MAVLSRVVGVLLCGCASLAFAQAPNIVQPGAPGKPTQELSAVTAAPPPKGPSDADVKFMQDMIMHHSQAIEMTELAKTRATNTDVKALSSKIDLSQGDEIRWMKQWLAERGYPEAPAGGMDHMAGMDHSQMAGMDHGSMAGMDHSQMSGMDHSAMNHDGAKKTDPLDVAMMPGMLTPRQMQALRAAHGAEFDRLFLTGMMQHHGGALLMVKELFQQPGAGQDPQLFDFANDVDNTQLAEIDIMKGILRKVNP is encoded by the coding sequence ATGGCCGTTCTTTCCCGTGTGGTTGGCGTACTTCTGTGTGGATGTGCGTCGCTGGCATTCGCACAGGCGCCGAACATTGTGCAGCCCGGGGCTCCGGGTAAACCCACGCAGGAGTTGTCTGCTGTGACCGCGGCTCCTCCGCCGAAAGGGCCGAGCGACGCCGATGTGAAGTTCATGCAGGACATGATCATGCATCACAGCCAGGCCATTGAGATGACAGAGCTTGCGAAGACTCGCGCGACGAACACGGATGTGAAGGCGCTGTCCTCGAAGATTGATCTGTCGCAGGGCGATGAGATTCGCTGGATGAAGCAGTGGCTGGCGGAGCGCGGCTATCCTGAGGCTCCGGCAGGCGGCATGGACCACATGGCAGGCATGGATCATTCGCAGATGGCGGGAATGGATCACGGCAGCATGGCCGGGATGGACCACTCGCAGATGAGTGGCATGGATCACTCCGCGATGAATCACGATGGCGCGAAGAAGACTGATCCCCTGGACGTTGCCATGATGCCCGGCATGTTGACGCCGCGGCAGATGCAGGCGTTGCGCGCGGCGCATGGCGCAGAGTTTGACCGGTTGTTTCTGACCGGCATGATGCAGCACCACGGCGGCGCATTGCTGATGGTGAAGGAGTTGTTTCAACAGCCGGGAGCAGGACAGGACCCGCAGCTATTTGACTTTGCGAACGACGTGGACAACACGCAGCTTGCAGAGATCGACATTATGAAGGGCATTCTTCGAAAGGTGAATCCATGA
- a CDS encoding glutaminase domain-containing protein: protein MLSRYVAPLLLVVASTLNAQTAERPPATPLIAHDPYFSVWSMADTLTAEPTKHWTGHPQPLNSLVRIDGKAYRIMGNSRDIPALQQTGSQLTFTHTRYQFAGGGVAIDLTFFTPAFLDDLDTLSRPVTYLTWTAKSTDGASHQVSVFLNANAEMATSYSGQPVTYSRQQTANLTVLSVGTQSQQVLNRSGDDLKIDWGYFHIAVPNDAQPKTALTSGTAHAFATDGILPANDNIDGPAPFTKGQTEMAVTIPFGSVGTQAVSKTALVSYTDGYSMEVLNKRLRPWWQRDGKPVSQMLEEALAEYSKLDVKGDAFDTKLKADLTATAGEKYAWLCTLAYRESIAAHKLIADTDGQPLLFAKENFSNGDTATVDVFYPSAPIFLFFNPKLLHAQVLPILEYSALPNRWKFPFAPHDLGRYPLANGQDYGGGEKTEENQMPVEESGNMILLVDALARFEPNNAGVKLAEQFWPQLSQWANFLHEHGLDPENQLTTDDFAGHVTHNANLSLKAIDAMAAYADLAKQLHHDAEAKKYNDDAHAYAKKWMEMAKEGDHYKLAYDSPNTWSQKYNLIWDKLLGFELFPKSVRESEIAFYKTKLNKYGLPLDSRKDYTKLDWEMWTATLADNEADFHTLIDPLYTWANETTSRVPMTDWYDTITGKQVGFQARSVVGGLFIKALADKPLADKYRKEAK, encoded by the coding sequence ATGCTCTCTCGCTACGTTGCACCGCTGCTACTCGTCGTCGCCTCCACGCTCAACGCCCAGACGGCGGAACGTCCGCCTGCCACGCCGCTCATTGCGCATGATCCGTACTTCTCGGTATGGTCCATGGCGGACACGCTTACCGCGGAGCCGACGAAGCACTGGACCGGTCACCCGCAACCGCTGAACAGCCTCGTCCGCATCGACGGCAAGGCCTATCGCATCATGGGCAACAGCCGCGACATCCCTGCACTACAGCAGACCGGCAGCCAACTCACCTTTACCCACACGCGCTATCAGTTCGCGGGCGGCGGCGTGGCAATCGATCTGACCTTCTTCACGCCAGCATTCCTCGATGATCTCGACACGCTCTCGCGCCCCGTCACCTACCTGACGTGGACCGCGAAGAGCACCGACGGCGCATCGCACCAGGTCAGCGTCTTCCTTAACGCCAACGCGGAGATGGCCACCAGCTACAGCGGCCAGCCCGTCACCTATTCGCGTCAGCAGACCGCCAACCTCACCGTGCTCTCCGTCGGCACGCAGTCGCAGCAGGTACTCAACCGCAGCGGCGACGACCTCAAGATTGACTGGGGCTACTTCCACATTGCCGTGCCGAACGACGCGCAGCCAAAGACCGCACTCACCAGCGGCACCGCACACGCCTTTGCCACCGACGGCATCCTGCCAGCCAACGATAACATCGACGGCCCCGCACCCTTCACCAAGGGCCAGACAGAGATGGCCGTCACCATCCCCTTCGGCTCCGTCGGCACACAAGCCGTCTCGAAGACCGCGCTGGTCAGCTACACCGACGGCTACAGCATGGAAGTGCTGAACAAGCGCCTGCGTCCGTGGTGGCAGCGTGACGGCAAACCCGTCTCGCAGATGCTGGAAGAGGCGCTCGCCGAATACAGCAAGCTCGACGTGAAAGGTGACGCCTTCGACACAAAGCTGAAGGCCGACCTGACCGCCACCGCTGGTGAAAAATACGCATGGCTCTGCACGCTGGCCTATCGCGAGAGCATCGCCGCGCACAAACTCATTGCGGACACCGACGGCCAACCGCTCCTCTTTGCCAAGGAAAACTTCAGCAACGGCGACACCGCCACCGTCGACGTCTTCTATCCCTCCGCGCCCATCTTCCTCTTCTTCAATCCGAAACTCCTGCACGCGCAGGTACTGCCGATTCTCGAATACTCCGCGCTGCCCAACCGCTGGAAGTTCCCCTTTGCACCGCATGACCTTGGCCGTTATCCGCTGGCCAACGGGCAGGACTACGGCGGCGGCGAAAAGACCGAAGAGAACCAGATGCCCGTGGAAGAATCGGGCAACATGATCCTGCTCGTCGACGCGCTGGCACGCTTCGAACCCAACAATGCAGGCGTGAAACTCGCCGAGCAGTTCTGGCCGCAGCTTTCACAGTGGGCCAACTTCCTGCATGAACACGGCCTCGATCCCGAGAACCAACTCACCACCGACGACTTCGCCGGACACGTTACGCACAACGCAAACCTGTCGCTGAAAGCCATCGACGCGATGGCCGCCTACGCCGATCTGGCAAAGCAACTCCATCACGACGCCGAAGCAAAGAAGTACAACGACGACGCACACGCCTACGCCAAGAAGTGGATGGAGATGGCAAAGGAAGGCGACCACTATAAACTCGCCTATGATTCGCCGAACACCTGGAGCCAGAAATACAACCTCATCTGGGACAAACTCCTCGGCTTCGAACTCTTCCCCAAGAGCGTGCGTGAAAGCGAAATCGCCTTCTACAAGACGAAGCTGAACAAGTACGGCCTGCCGCTCGACAGCCGTAAGGACTACACGAAGCTGGACTGGGAGATGTGGACCGCCACGCTCGCCGACAATGAAGCCGACTTCCACACCCTCATTGACCCGCTCTACACCTGGGCCAACGAAACCACCAGCCGCGTCCCCATGACGGACTGGTACGACACCATCACCGGCAAGCAGGTAGGCTTCCAGGCCCGCAGCGTAGTCGGCGGCCTCTTCATCAAGGCCCTCGCCGACAAACCACTAGCCGACAAATACCGTAAAGAAGCCAAGTAA
- a CDS encoding PadR family transcriptional regulator yields MPPSTDLLQGTLDVLVLKTLAHGEMHGWGIASRIQQVSDDVLQVGQGSLYPALHRLEYKGWIASSWGASDNNRKAKFYALTPVGRKQLRSEIDQWNRLSSAISLVLAAPKEDFA; encoded by the coding sequence ATGCCACCATCCACAGACCTTCTGCAGGGCACGCTTGACGTGCTTGTTCTGAAAACACTTGCCCACGGCGAAATGCACGGATGGGGCATCGCCTCGCGCATCCAGCAAGTTTCAGATGACGTACTGCAAGTAGGCCAGGGATCTCTCTACCCCGCGCTGCATCGCCTGGAATACAAAGGCTGGATTGCATCCTCGTGGGGCGCCAGCGACAACAATCGCAAGGCCAAGTTCTACGCACTCACCCCCGTAGGCCGCAAACAACTGCGCAGTGAAATCGATCAGTGGAACCGCCTCAGCTCTGCCATCTCTCTCGTGCTCGCCGCACCGAAGGAGGACTTCGCATGA
- a CDS encoding ADOP family duplicated permease, protein MIHELFTRLGFLFRRRPANDLDEELRTHMEQSIESKIASGMSPEEARRQAGIEFGSMEAAREQSAGAHPRSWFGILQQDLRFGLRSLKRDRGFAIVSILILALGIGANVAVFSLVNTILLRPLPFKDPQQVVWLEPAEKAGGLSGSTYSSDAYDDLVAMNRSYSGITGYFAFSAPNNMKLTGQGIPSTITGIGVLPNFLDVLGIKPELGRNFLPSEGKMNAPAVALLSHAFWKTHFQGDPNIVGKAVSVDDKPLTIVGVLPQSFDFGATFSPGTRVDVLSPFSLDMGRQWGNIITFIARMKPGVTAQQASAEAATLFPKFYNNKKYANSRGDYGPGTATPIKEHVAGQIRRSLYVLWAAVGMILLIVCVNLSNLLLGRAATRSKEFSLRFALGASRSRLIRQLLTESALLSVFGAILGIALAEVIVHWLVHQGSVALPLLSELRIDTTSLLWTTLLAIAVTILFGIMPSLRITGSDLQSQLKDSGPGTSEGRSNERLRNMLVISEIALACVLIVSAGLLLRSFLHVLDIDLGYQPAQASTITVDQPDLKAPERYAFYRNVLHEVASIPGVQSVGISDNLPLARNRTWGPPRIKGVDYAPKQLQPTFIYIVSPGYVTTMGMHLRGRDISWNDDKSSENVMILNEKAANFLFPKGDAVDHMVSQNGKDVRIVGVVSDIHETDVEASSAWQVYLPIAQGWGENGAELVLRSTLPAGTLGPTILQTLRRLNPGQPAVQLHPLQEFVDHSTSPRRFFAVLVAAFAGTGLLLACLGIYGVISYSVTRKTQEIGIRMALGASRGIVLRNVIVRTLQLTTAGIIIGAIASFIVAQSISAMLYGTQPTDAATFTATLVLLLAVALLAGYLPARRASQIDPMAALRTQ, encoded by the coding sequence ATGATCCACGAACTCTTTACCCGCCTCGGTTTTCTCTTTCGCCGCCGCCCCGCCAACGACCTCGACGAGGAGCTTCGTACGCACATGGAACAGTCCATTGAAAGCAAGATCGCCTCTGGCATGTCGCCGGAAGAGGCACGCCGTCAGGCAGGCATTGAATTTGGCAGCATGGAAGCCGCGCGTGAACAATCCGCGGGAGCACATCCACGTTCGTGGTTCGGCATCCTGCAGCAGGACCTTCGCTTTGGCCTGCGCTCCCTCAAGCGCGACCGTGGGTTTGCGATTGTTTCCATCCTGATCCTTGCGCTTGGCATTGGAGCCAACGTCGCAGTCTTCAGCCTGGTCAACACCATCCTGCTGCGTCCGTTGCCCTTCAAAGACCCGCAACAGGTGGTGTGGCTTGAGCCCGCGGAGAAGGCCGGCGGACTCTCCGGCTCCACCTACTCGTCGGACGCGTATGACGACCTCGTTGCCATGAATCGCTCCTATAGCGGCATCACTGGCTACTTCGCCTTCTCCGCGCCCAACAACATGAAACTCACAGGCCAGGGCATCCCATCCACCATCACAGGCATTGGCGTACTGCCAAACTTTCTCGATGTCCTGGGCATCAAGCCGGAACTGGGACGCAACTTCCTGCCGAGCGAAGGCAAGATGAATGCGCCCGCAGTCGCGCTGCTCTCACATGCCTTCTGGAAGACGCACTTTCAGGGTGATCCCAACATCGTCGGCAAAGCCGTTTCCGTGGATGACAAGCCGCTGACCATCGTTGGCGTACTGCCACAGAGCTTCGATTTCGGCGCGACCTTTTCTCCCGGCACCCGCGTCGACGTACTCAGCCCCTTCAGCCTCGACATGGGCCGCCAGTGGGGCAACATCATCACGTTCATTGCACGCATGAAGCCCGGCGTTACCGCGCAACAGGCCAGCGCAGAAGCAGCCACACTGTTTCCAAAGTTCTACAACAACAAGAAGTATGCCAACTCCAGAGGCGACTACGGCCCTGGCACCGCTACTCCCATCAAGGAACATGTTGCGGGTCAGATTCGTCGTTCGCTCTACGTGTTGTGGGCCGCCGTCGGCATGATCCTGCTCATCGTCTGCGTCAATCTCTCCAACCTGTTGCTGGGCCGCGCCGCCACGCGCAGCAAGGAGTTTTCGCTCCGCTTCGCACTCGGTGCCAGCCGCAGCCGCCTCATCCGCCAACTGCTTACGGAAAGCGCTCTGCTCTCCGTCTTCGGAGCCATCCTCGGCATCGCTCTTGCAGAAGTCATCGTGCACTGGCTTGTGCACCAGGGTTCCGTTGCTCTTCCACTGCTCTCGGAGCTCCGCATCGACACCACATCGCTCCTGTGGACGACCCTTCTTGCAATTGCCGTCACCATCCTCTTCGGCATCATGCCAAGCCTCCGCATCACCGGCAGCGATCTGCAATCGCAACTAAAGGACAGTGGCCCCGGCACCAGCGAAGGCCGCTCCAACGAACGTCTGCGCAACATGCTCGTCATCAGCGAAATCGCTCTGGCATGCGTGCTCATCGTCAGCGCGGGCCTGTTGCTGCGCAGCTTCCTGCATGTTCTCGATATCGACCTTGGCTATCAGCCTGCGCAAGCCTCCACCATCACCGTGGATCAGCCGGACCTGAAAGCCCCGGAACGCTACGCCTTTTACCGCAACGTGCTGCATGAAGTGGCAAGCATCCCCGGTGTCCAAAGCGTCGGCATCTCAGACAACCTGCCGCTGGCACGCAATCGCACCTGGGGACCGCCTCGCATCAAAGGCGTGGACTATGCTCCGAAGCAGCTTCAACCCACATTCATTTACATCGTCTCGCCCGGTTATGTCACCACGATGGGCATGCATCTCCGCGGCCGCGACATCTCGTGGAACGATGACAAGTCCTCGGAAAACGTCATGATCCTCAATGAAAAAGCGGCGAACTTCCTCTTCCCCAAAGGCGATGCCGTCGATCACATGGTGAGCCAGAACGGCAAAGATGTTCGCATCGTCGGCGTCGTCTCCGACATTCATGAAACCGACGTGGAAGCCAGCTCCGCATGGCAGGTCTATCTCCCCATTGCGCAGGGATGGGGTGAGAACGGCGCAGAGCTGGTCCTCCGCAGCACACTGCCCGCAGGCACACTCGGCCCCACCATCCTGCAAACGCTGCGTCGTCTCAACCCCGGCCAGCCCGCGGTACAACTGCATCCACTGCAGGAGTTCGTGGACCACTCCACCTCACCACGACGCTTCTTTGCCGTGCTGGTCGCAGCCTTCGCTGGTACAGGATTACTGCTGGCCTGCCTGGGCATCTACGGTGTCATCTCTTACTCCGTCACGCGCAAAACGCAGGAGATCGGCATCCGCATGGCGCTTGGAGCCTCACGTGGTATCGTTCTCCGCAACGTGATTGTGCGCACGCTGCAACTCACCACAGCCGGCATCATCATCGGAGCCATCGCATCGTTCATCGTCGCGCAAAGCATCAGCGCCATGCTCTACGGCACCCAACCCACCGACGCTGCCACCTTCACCGCAACGCTCGTCTTGCTGCTCGCCGTGGCCCTCCTCGCAGGCTACCTACCCGCCAGACGAGCCTCCCAAATCGACCCCATGGCCGCCCTGCGAACTCAATAA
- a CDS encoding M28 family peptidase — MGQGSFAQGAGGDKVDLTALNAIKREAFERSQVMETLYSISEVYGPRVNNSRNHRAAAEWAMKQMKEWGLQNVHLESWGPFGYGWQIKKFYGALETPAYASLIGFPLAWTPGTDGPVTAEAVWAPLHTERDFEKYKGKLKGKIVLIFDPRELEMHTEAEAKRLTDAEVEARTVVNDVSRSGFGGARPGAAAPRPGDITPSTTSTAAASGMVLRNKINKFLKDEGVAVAITPGYNGDGGTVFASYGGSQNPNDPVGPPMAAITPEQYNRVVRLLQHGEHPKLTFDIAVDYQKDDQNGFNVIGEIPGTTKADEVVMVGGHFDSWQGGTGATDNGTGSSVAMEAMRILATIKKPMARTVRVALWGGEEEGLYGSLAYVQKHYAPRTTMVKTPEYDKLDVYFNDDSGSGRFRAVSALGSDEMAAIFRSWIEPIKDVGIIAVVGQTAGATKAPGGTDSTSFSWIGLNGIGFMQDSLEYGTRTHHSNMDLYDRVQKGDVMQGSMIEAWFAYNAATRADMLPRIETPKPDPNAKGF; from the coding sequence ATGGGGCAGGGTTCGTTCGCGCAGGGAGCGGGCGGCGACAAGGTGGATCTGACTGCGTTGAACGCAATCAAGCGCGAGGCATTTGAGCGTTCGCAGGTGATGGAGACGCTGTACTCCATCAGCGAGGTGTACGGTCCGCGCGTGAACAATAGCCGCAATCATCGCGCCGCGGCCGAGTGGGCCATGAAGCAGATGAAGGAATGGGGTCTGCAGAATGTTCACCTGGAATCGTGGGGCCCGTTTGGTTATGGCTGGCAGATCAAGAAGTTCTACGGCGCTCTGGAGACACCGGCGTACGCTTCACTGATTGGATTCCCGCTGGCGTGGACGCCGGGCACGGATGGCCCTGTGACGGCGGAAGCAGTATGGGCGCCGCTGCACACTGAGCGTGACTTTGAGAAGTACAAAGGCAAGCTGAAGGGGAAGATCGTTCTGATCTTCGATCCGCGTGAACTGGAGATGCACACTGAAGCAGAAGCCAAGCGGCTGACCGATGCTGAGGTGGAAGCACGTACAGTGGTGAACGATGTTTCGCGCAGTGGTTTTGGTGGTGCGCGTCCTGGTGCTGCTGCTCCGCGGCCCGGTGACATTACTCCGAGTACGACTTCGACCGCAGCGGCCAGTGGCATGGTGTTGCGCAACAAGATCAACAAGTTTCTGAAGGACGAAGGCGTTGCAGTTGCCATCACGCCGGGTTACAACGGCGATGGCGGCACGGTGTTCGCATCGTACGGTGGTTCGCAGAATCCGAACGATCCTGTTGGACCGCCGATGGCTGCGATCACTCCGGAACAGTACAACCGCGTGGTGCGTTTGCTGCAGCATGGCGAGCATCCGAAGCTGACTTTTGACATCGCTGTCGATTATCAGAAGGATGACCAGAATGGCTTCAACGTGATCGGCGAGATTCCGGGAACGACGAAGGCTGATGAAGTGGTGATGGTCGGCGGTCACTTTGATAGCTGGCAGGGTGGTACGGGCGCGACCGACAATGGCACTGGATCTTCTGTTGCGATGGAAGCGATGCGCATCCTTGCAACAATTAAGAAGCCGATGGCGCGTACGGTTCGCGTGGCTCTGTGGGGCGGCGAAGAAGAAGGCCTGTACGGATCGCTGGCGTATGTGCAGAAGCACTATGCACCGCGCACCACGATGGTGAAGACGCCGGAGTATGACAAGCTGGACGTCTACTTTAACGACGACTCTGGATCGGGCCGCTTCCGTGCCGTGTCGGCGCTGGGCAGCGACGAGATGGCGGCGATCTTCCGTTCGTGGATTGAGCCGATCAAGGACGTGGGCATCATCGCGGTAGTGGGACAGACGGCGGGCGCAACGAAGGCTCCGGGCGGTACGGATTCCACATCGTTCTCGTGGATTGGACTGAACGGCATCGGCTTCATGCAGGACTCGCTGGAGTACGGCACGCGTACGCACCACTCCAACATGGATCTGTATGACCGCGTGCAGAAGGGCGATGTGATGCAGGGCTCGATGATCGAAGCGTGGTTTGCGTATAACGCTGCAACGCGCGCTGACATGCTGCCGCGCATTGAAACGCCGAAGCCAGATCCGAACGCGAAGGGCTTCTAA
- a CDS encoding carboxypeptidase regulatory-like domain-containing protein, translated as MAASAVLIGSAVAGAQTFRGTLTGSVIDPSGAAIPGATVQLTNPSTNDVSNSKTNSAGNFSFPELPVGTYKLLVTAPGFAAHSVDNIAIEVSKVRDQKVQLSVGAESTVVNVEASGVQLDTTSSQLIATVDQKTVQQIPLNGRNFTQMVKLAPGVNPYSVGSVNGTRTAGVNYQIDGADNNDPWSNAVASNQGGIAGIAGGLIPIEAIDQFSLQAAGEADQGRNGGANSNMVLRTGTNQLHGDVFYFDRNEMFAWLSPSVAVGSRIPEIRNHQGGFTLGGPLWKDKTFFFLAGEIQIAQANNSLSDTVLNDTWITAGKSLLASRGIAQNQVALNMYTLLFPAVSRSTTGYSNQYQSTGKNTYNSYNGIIKLDHNFNNKYSISAHYLGTTGTQSADVGSHFADYFETAPMHIHNFQIAQNSTFNSKMVNQVTAAVSSFLQVFNDRNQNFDVQANGLNLGLTGQLAKGAPQFYVGSFDYTGATPPLGRQDVTGHVGDVLHLSLGRHELKFGGEYRHANLNVAYFVNGRGTFNFDGTRYTNNGANAATLAECTAAGLDYTNVGANKCSTGIQVADFVAGTTRNNASGATILRNNPQRVYIVNTFDLFAGDNFKVNQRLSVNYGVRWSYPGAVNDDRNSIYNFTPQRGYFKAPLYARNMGNVAPRVGFAFTPFKEPTTVIRGAYGWFYDQPTVGQFVYNSVGNGASAGIFGSPGDANAAVTVNGGAGFTLGQTSFPAGVAFGSNGQPTTSLGILAINPNYRAAYLQNYNLNVEQQLARNTMITVAYVGSAGRRLAYVADLNQIAVTTVAANRVRPYASQYPYLTAINQVNSGATSNYSSLQVSLVQSQWHGITAKVYYTWAKSMDSASSTTTPQNSLNLRGDRGLSSFDVRNNFTGSAQYVVPKFTTHAARLTQGYEINALYTFAGGQPINILVGTNTSGTGEASRDRPNRVAGVAPFVSRVTTATTSSRTYSYLNKAAWSTPTTGTFGNERRNSVQGPGFGDVDLSFVKRTPITEKIGTELRAEVFNIWNQANFANPSGTLTSSSFGLLSATRSASSAPGLGPGEPRNMQFAFKVTF; from the coding sequence TTGGCAGCTTCGGCAGTTCTCATCGGCAGTGCTGTTGCAGGGGCTCAGACGTTCCGCGGTACGTTGACGGGGAGTGTTATCGACCCGTCAGGCGCGGCGATTCCTGGCGCCACGGTGCAGTTGACAAATCCGTCTACCAACGATGTTTCCAACAGCAAGACGAACAGTGCAGGTAACTTCAGCTTCCCGGAACTTCCGGTGGGTACCTATAAGCTGCTGGTGACGGCTCCTGGTTTTGCAGCGCATTCAGTGGATAACATCGCGATCGAAGTTTCGAAGGTCCGCGACCAGAAGGTGCAGTTGTCAGTGGGGGCGGAATCGACCGTCGTCAATGTAGAGGCTTCCGGTGTGCAGTTGGACACCACGAGCAGTCAGTTGATTGCGACGGTGGATCAGAAGACCGTGCAGCAGATTCCGCTGAATGGACGTAACTTCACCCAGATGGTGAAGCTTGCGCCGGGCGTTAATCCCTACAGTGTGGGTTCTGTGAACGGAACGCGTACGGCTGGCGTTAACTACCAGATTGACGGTGCAGATAACAATGATCCGTGGTCAAACGCAGTGGCTTCCAACCAGGGCGGTATCGCTGGCATCGCTGGCGGTCTGATCCCGATTGAAGCAATCGATCAGTTTTCTCTGCAGGCTGCGGGTGAAGCCGATCAGGGCCGTAACGGCGGTGCAAACAGCAACATGGTGCTGCGCACAGGTACGAACCAGCTTCATGGCGACGTGTTCTACTTCGACCGCAATGAAATGTTTGCATGGCTGAGCCCGTCGGTTGCTGTTGGTAGCCGCATCCCTGAGATTCGGAATCACCAGGGTGGCTTTACTCTAGGGGGCCCCCTCTGGAAGGACAAGACGTTCTTCTTCCTGGCGGGTGAAATCCAGATTGCGCAGGCAAACAACAGTCTCTCCGACACCGTGCTGAACGACACCTGGATCACTGCAGGTAAGAGCTTGCTGGCGAGTCGCGGCATTGCTCAGAACCAGGTTGCATTGAACATGTACACGCTGCTGTTCCCGGCAGTCAGCCGCAGCACGACGGGCTACTCGAATCAGTACCAGTCGACCGGCAAGAACACCTATAACAGCTACAACGGCATCATCAAGCTGGACCACAATTTCAATAACAAGTATTCGATCTCAGCTCACTACCTGGGCACAACGGGTACACAATCGGCCGACGTTGGTTCGCACTTCGCGGATTACTTTGAAACCGCGCCGATGCACATTCACAACTTCCAGATTGCGCAGAACAGCACGTTCAACAGCAAGATGGTGAACCAGGTTACGGCAGCAGTGTCGTCGTTCCTGCAGGTGTTCAATGACCGTAACCAGAACTTTGATGTGCAGGCCAATGGCCTGAACCTGGGGCTGACGGGACAGCTTGCAAAAGGTGCACCGCAGTTCTACGTGGGTTCATTCGATTACACCGGTGCAACACCACCGCTTGGTCGCCAGGACGTTACGGGGCATGTTGGGGATGTATTACATCTCTCGCTGGGTCGCCATGAGCTGAAGTTCGGTGGCGAGTACCGTCACGCGAATCTGAATGTGGCGTACTTCGTGAACGGTCGCGGTACCTTCAACTTTGACGGTACGCGTTACACCAACAATGGCGCGAATGCAGCAACGCTGGCTGAGTGCACGGCTGCTGGCCTGGACTACACGAACGTGGGTGCAAACAAGTGCTCTACCGGTATTCAGGTGGCGGACTTTGTAGCCGGCACGACGCGTAACAATGCGTCAGGCGCTACGATCCTGCGTAACAATCCGCAGCGCGTCTATATCGTGAACACGTTCGATCTATTCGCAGGCGACAACTTCAAGGTGAACCAACGCCTGTCGGTGAACTACGGTGTGCGTTGGAGCTATCCGGGTGCTGTCAATGACGACCGCAACTCGATCTACAACTTCACACCGCAGCGTGGTTATTTCAAGGCGCCTCTGTATGCCCGCAACATGGGTAACGTTGCTCCTCGTGTGGGCTTTGCCTTCACGCCGTTCAAGGAACCGACGACGGTTATCCGTGGCGCTTACGGCTGGTTCTACGATCAGCCGACCGTGGGGCAGTTCGTTTACAACAGCGTGGGTAACGGCGCCAGTGCTGGCATCTTCGGCAGCCCGGGTGATGCAAATGCTGCTGTTACGGTGAACGGTGGCGCAGGCTTTACGCTTGGTCAGACTTCATTTCCCGCAGGCGTGGCGTTCGGCAGCAACGGCCAGCCGACGACGTCGCTGGGTATCCTGGCGATCAACCCGAACTATCGCGCAGCGTACCTTCAGAACTACAACCTGAATGTGGAACAGCAGCTCGCCCGGAACACGATGATCACGGTTGCTTATGTGGGCAGTGCGGGGCGTCGTTTGGCATACGTTGCCGACTTGAACCAGATTGCGGTGACCACGGTTGCTGCAAACCGCGTACGTCCATATGCATCGCAGTATCCGTACCTGACGGCCATCAACCAGGTGAACAGCGGTGCGACGTCGAATTACAGCTCGCTGCAGGTCAGCCTGGTTCAGAGCCAGTGGCACGGTATCACCGCGAAGGTGTACTACACCTGGGCCAAGTCCATGGACTCTGCATCCAGCACGACCACGCCGCAGAATAGCCTTAACCTGCGCGGTGACAGGGGGCTTTCCAGCTTCGATGTGCGCAACAACTTCACCGGTTCCGCACAGTACGTGGTGCCGAAGTTCACCACGCACGCAGCGCGTCTGACCCAGGGTTATGAGATCAATGCTCTGTACACCTTCGCTGGTGGTCAGCCGATCAACATCCTGGTGGGTACCAACACCAGCGGTACAGGCGAAGCGAGCCGCGATCGTCCCAATCGTGTTGCAGGTGTGGCACCGTTTGTGTCTCGTGTCACAACGGCTACAACCTCGTCGCGTACCTACAGCTATCTGAACAAGGCTGCATGGTCCACGCCGACCACGGGCACGTTCGGTAACGAGCGTCGTAACAGCGTTCAGGGCCCCGGCTTTGGCGATGTGGATCTGTCGTTCGTCAAGCGGACGCCGATCACGGAGAAGATTGGCACGGAACTTCGTGCAGAAGTCTTCAATATCTGGAACCAGGCAAACTTTGCCAATCCCAGCGGTACTCTCACCAGCTCCAGCTTCGGTTTGTTGTCGGCAACGCGTAGTGCTTCTTCGGCCCCTGGCCTTGGACCTGGCGAGCCGCGCAACATGCAGTTTGCTTTCAAAGTCACCTTCTAA